A genomic segment from Dietzia psychralcaliphila encodes:
- a CDS encoding TetR/AcrR family transcriptional regulator, translated as MGEHRDAKRRALLDAARSMLSEAPGTPPDINDLTARAGMTRSNFYTYFSSRAELIVAVAEDLMPRWISTVTEAVRDAGGGRRGVVAYVHTTLDLVAAGDHAILTALAAQLPDGAARERLNRMHAEMTTPLRESLAESSRSDPELTTELVMAVTFKASELIEGGRPLTEVLTAVDALIDPPV; from the coding sequence GTGGGCGAACACCGGGACGCCAAGCGTCGGGCCCTGCTCGACGCGGCCCGGTCGATGCTCTCCGAGGCCCCCGGGACGCCCCCCGACATCAACGATCTGACCGCCCGGGCGGGGATGACGCGGTCGAACTTCTACACGTACTTCTCCTCGCGCGCGGAGTTGATCGTCGCCGTGGCGGAGGACCTCATGCCGCGCTGGATCAGCACCGTCACCGAGGCCGTGCGTGACGCAGGCGGCGGACGCCGGGGGGTCGTGGCCTACGTGCACACGACTCTGGATCTGGTCGCCGCCGGTGACCACGCGATCCTCACCGCGCTGGCCGCGCAGCTGCCGGACGGCGCGGCTCGGGAGCGGCTGAACCGGATGCACGCCGAGATGACCACCCCGCTGCGCGAATCGCTCGCCGAGTCCTCCCGGTCCGATCCAGAGTTGACCACCGAGCTGGTCATGGCGGTGACGTTCAAGGCCTCGGAACTCATCGAGGGCGGGAGGCCGCTGACCGAGGTGCTCACCGCGGTCGACGCCCTGATCGATCCGCCGGTCTGA
- a CDS encoding ABC transporter ATP-binding protein, which yields MTNTTHTGDDSTPGLRLSGIELTFQDGDQTLYALAGIDVEVARGEVLAVVGPSGAGKSSLLAVAGGLLSPTSGTVEVGGRDLTGLSRRDLTRFRRDHVGFVFQSGNLVPALTARDQLRLVGTLGGDRSRLRDPDQLLEAVGLTHRARRRPATMSGGERQRVGIARALMSSPDLLLVDEPTAALDRRNSHDVVRLLAEETHQHGVATVLVTHDHEILEHCDRVLEMVDGRLRAHV from the coding sequence ATGACCAACACCACTCACACCGGCGACGACTCCACCCCGGGCCTGCGCCTGAGCGGCATCGAGTTGACCTTCCAGGACGGCGACCAGACCCTCTACGCGTTGGCCGGAATCGACGTCGAGGTCGCCCGCGGCGAGGTCCTCGCCGTGGTGGGCCCGTCCGGAGCCGGCAAGTCGAGCCTCCTTGCCGTAGCCGGCGGACTGCTGTCCCCGACCTCCGGCACCGTCGAAGTCGGTGGCCGCGACCTCACCGGTCTCAGTCGCCGGGACCTCACCCGATTCCGGCGCGACCACGTCGGGTTCGTGTTCCAGTCCGGCAACCTGGTGCCCGCGCTCACCGCGCGCGACCAACTCCGGCTCGTGGGAACGCTCGGTGGAGACCGATCCCGGCTGCGCGATCCCGACCAACTGCTCGAGGCCGTCGGGTTGACCCACCGTGCCCGCCGCCGCCCGGCCACCATGTCCGGCGGCGAGCGGCAGCGGGTGGGTATCGCCCGCGCCCTGATGTCCTCCCCCGACCTGCTGCTGGTCGACGAACCCACCGCGGCACTGGATCGCAGGAACAGCCACGACGTGGTGCGCCTGCTCGCCGAGGAGACCCACCAGCACGGCGTCGCCACCGTACTGGTGACGCACGACCACGAGATCCTCGAGCACTGCGACCGGGTGTTGGAGATGGTCGACGGGCGGCTGCGCGCGCACGTATGA
- a CDS encoding FtsX-like permease family protein codes for MFLALRELIYARSRFTLMGSVVALISVLMVLLAGLSSGLVNDGVSGLQRMPVQAVAFAPETRTDSAFTRSVVGPDQVARWAARPDVAEATPMGLSIINAKNSTGTPVDLTLIGADLQGPLIPEIAEGRAPATDGEILVSATAADAVDLGDTVTVDRLGIPLEVVGIAADQHTFGHVDMAFTTLATWQDVHAGTRVGEEPRAGAREEYSVVAITGVDGELPDLATGDADADTSARTLEEAFDSSPGYEAEMMTVSMITWFLYAISALVVGAFFAILTVQRSREIAVLRAMGASTIRLLIDAVGQAFILLTGSIAVGVAIGVGVGSFLVGTGMPFALEAGPIALGAALLLVLGLVGATLATVRITSVDPHSALGENR; via the coding sequence ATGTTTCTCGCCCTGCGCGAACTGATCTACGCGCGATCCCGATTCACCCTGATGGGCTCCGTCGTGGCCCTGATCAGCGTCCTCATGGTCCTACTGGCCGGACTGTCCTCCGGCCTGGTCAACGATGGCGTCTCCGGACTGCAGCGCATGCCGGTCCAGGCCGTCGCCTTTGCCCCCGAGACCCGGACCGACTCAGCCTTCACCCGTTCCGTCGTCGGGCCGGACCAGGTCGCGCGGTGGGCCGCCCGTCCCGACGTCGCCGAGGCGACCCCCATGGGGCTGTCCATCATCAACGCCAAGAACTCCACCGGGACCCCGGTTGACCTGACCCTGATCGGTGCGGACCTGCAGGGCCCGCTCATCCCCGAGATCGCCGAGGGCCGAGCCCCGGCTACCGATGGCGAGATCCTGGTCAGCGCCACCGCGGCCGACGCCGTCGACCTGGGCGACACGGTGACTGTCGACCGACTGGGAATCCCCCTCGAGGTCGTCGGTATCGCGGCCGACCAGCACACCTTCGGCCACGTCGACATGGCCTTCACCACCCTGGCCACGTGGCAGGACGTCCACGCCGGCACGCGCGTCGGCGAGGAGCCTCGCGCCGGCGCCCGAGAGGAGTACAGCGTGGTGGCGATCACCGGGGTCGACGGCGAGCTGCCCGACCTGGCCACCGGCGATGCCGATGCCGACACCTCGGCCCGCACCCTGGAGGAGGCGTTCGACTCCTCCCCCGGCTACGAGGCCGAGATGATGACTGTGTCGATGATCACCTGGTTCCTGTACGCGATCTCCGCGCTGGTCGTCGGAGCGTTCTTCGCCATCCTCACCGTCCAGCGCTCCCGCGAGATCGCGGTCCTGCGCGCCATGGGTGCCTCGACCATACGACTCCTGATCGACGCGGTCGGGCAGGCGTTCATCCTGCTGACGGGGTCCATCGCGGTCGGCGTGGCCATCGGCGTGGGTGTGGGGTCGTTCCTGGTGGGCACCGGCATGCCGTTCGCCCTCGAGGCCGGACCGATCGCACTCGGCGCCGCCCTCCTACTGGTCCTGGGTCTGGTCGGCGCCACCCTCGCCACTGTCCGCATCACCTCCGTCGACCCGCACAGCGCACTGGGAGAGAACCGATGA
- a CDS encoding NERD domain-containing protein, producing MPRVLPDNPVYGHPSEEKVVELLRDQLSDDSLIVVGQRVSTAEKEHEVDVLVAMPGAGIVAIEVKAGSIAIEDGRWRQGTGGKQHTIDPVTQCRDALYALRGYVDADARWPRQFQRWTHMLVFPHASIPDDFAMPDIRRDRIVDRDQLDQIAMIAYRLAQESGPRDRPFLAVDTVNRLAGVLGGRGLPQRDVVARAAENADIADALTREQSVLLRAIDALPRVEIRGGAGSGKTYLALEQARRLSRAGQRVALICYSHGLAGYLKRVTSGWRRREQPAYVGEFHALGVEWGAPVGPDERVRSEQTVRWWEEELPRLMAELADELPDGKRFDAVIVDEAQDFADSWWRPVIGALRDREHGRLMIVGDAGQSVFQRTGRPPVDLVPLVLDHNLRNTRQIASAFLPLVGQRMELRGGSGPDVRYVEVPEGADPVAIGDDEAVRLLDEGWEPRDVALLTTGSRHPMQVELQDGGNDAYWETFWSGEDIFYGHVLGFKGLERRAVVLVCNHHDGMDRVRERVYVGLSRATDELVVVGASGTG from the coding sequence ATGCCCCGCGTCCTCCCAGACAACCCCGTCTACGGCCACCCCTCCGAGGAGAAGGTCGTCGAGCTCCTGCGCGATCAACTGTCCGACGACAGCCTGATCGTGGTGGGTCAGCGCGTGTCCACCGCGGAGAAGGAGCACGAGGTGGACGTGCTCGTGGCCATGCCCGGGGCTGGGATCGTGGCGATCGAGGTCAAGGCGGGCTCGATCGCGATCGAGGACGGCCGATGGAGACAGGGGACCGGCGGCAAGCAGCACACGATCGATCCCGTCACCCAGTGTCGAGATGCTCTATACGCGCTCCGTGGGTATGTCGACGCGGATGCACGATGGCCACGGCAGTTCCAACGGTGGACCCACATGCTGGTCTTCCCGCACGCCTCGATCCCCGACGACTTCGCTATGCCGGACATCCGGCGCGACCGCATCGTGGACAGGGACCAGCTCGATCAGATCGCCATGATCGCCTACCGGCTCGCGCAGGAGTCCGGCCCGCGGGACCGCCCGTTCCTCGCTGTCGACACCGTCAACCGTCTCGCGGGCGTCCTCGGCGGACGGGGGCTACCGCAACGCGACGTGGTGGCCCGCGCAGCGGAGAACGCCGACATCGCCGATGCGCTCACCCGCGAACAATCGGTGCTGCTCAGGGCCATCGACGCACTCCCGCGCGTGGAGATCCGTGGTGGCGCGGGCAGCGGCAAGACCTACCTCGCACTGGAGCAGGCGCGGCGACTGTCGAGGGCCGGGCAGCGCGTGGCGTTGATCTGCTACTCGCATGGCCTCGCGGGATACCTCAAGCGCGTGACGAGCGGATGGCGGAGGCGCGAGCAGCCGGCGTATGTGGGGGAGTTCCACGCGCTGGGCGTCGAGTGGGGCGCACCTGTCGGACCTGACGAGCGCGTTCGGTCCGAACAGACGGTCCGTTGGTGGGAGGAGGAGCTCCCCCGCCTCATGGCGGAGCTCGCCGACGAATTGCCCGACGGCAAGAGGTTCGATGCCGTGATCGTGGACGAAGCCCAGGACTTCGCCGACAGCTGGTGGCGTCCGGTGATCGGGGCGTTGCGCGACCGCGAGCACGGCCGCCTGATGATCGTCGGCGACGCCGGGCAGAGCGTGTTCCAGCGGACCGGTCGTCCTCCCGTGGACCTTGTACCGCTGGTGCTCGACCACAACCTGCGCAACACCCGCCAGATCGCCAGTGCCTTCCTGCCCCTGGTGGGCCAACGCATGGAGCTGCGCGGTGGCTCCGGACCGGATGTCCGGTACGTCGAGGTGCCGGAGGGCGCGGATCCCGTGGCGATCGGCGACGACGAGGCGGTGCGCCTGCTCGACGAAGGGTGGGAACCGCGGGACGTGGCGCTGTTGACCACGGGTTCGCGACACCCGATGCAGGTCGAGCTGCAGGACGGTGGCAACGACGCCTACTGGGAGACCTTCTGGAGCGGAGAGGACATCTTCTACGGCCACGTGCTGGGCTTCAAGGGTCTGGAGCGCCGGGCGGTGGTGCTGGTGTGCAACCACCACGACGGCATGGACCGGGTCCGCGAGAGGGTGTACGTGGGCCTGTCTCGGGCGACGGATGAGCTGGTGGTGGTGGGGGCATCCGGTACAGGGTGA
- a CDS encoding Hsp20/alpha crystallin family protein, with protein MATSNRFDPFRELDRLLGEGLRSATASTSLPMDLYKEGDRFVGLIDMPGVDPASIDIDVEDRTLTVRAERRAPADGDAQWLMHERQSGTFARQLAMGKGLATDKIEADYSDGVLRLVIPVAEEAQPRKITVSHGNQKAEQAEIVEGSADLGS; from the coding sequence ATGGCCACCAGTAACCGTTTCGATCCGTTCCGTGAGCTCGATCGCCTCCTGGGCGAGGGGCTGCGCAGCGCGACCGCCTCCACCTCACTTCCGATGGATCTGTACAAGGAGGGTGACCGCTTCGTCGGCCTCATCGACATGCCGGGGGTCGACCCCGCCAGTATCGACATCGACGTGGAGGACCGCACCCTCACGGTTCGCGCCGAACGACGCGCACCCGCCGACGGGGACGCGCAGTGGCTCATGCACGAGCGCCAGTCGGGCACCTTCGCCCGTCAGCTCGCCATGGGCAAGGGTCTGGCCACCGACAAGATCGAGGCCGACTACAGCGACGGCGTCCTGCGTCTGGTGATCCCCGTGGCCGAGGAGGCCCAGCCGCGCAAGATCACCGTGTCCCACGGCAACCAGAAGGCCGAGCAGGCAGAGATCGTCGAAGGCTCCGCAGACCTGGGGAGCTGA
- a CDS encoding lamin tail domain-containing protein, with protein sequence MRLRTFSSGVLTVALAAGAALVVPAAAPAAPLTNVVINEVESNGDAVGDWVELANLDTEQDVDISGWTLIDDDPTHDPIVIPEGTTIESGGYWSVYTDVDPDYFGLGGNDSVILRDGSGELVDSTTWSGHSPTTWGRIPDMTGEFAVTGEPTRNARNVAAVEEEPVVTSPWPFDPLTITPVALGGDFAEGDDMSGVDIAADGTAYVVNNGTGTLYVLAHDRAAGTYSIARTFVLKYPDGSGLPDSEGVTVGPDGVIYVATERNNAASSTSRPSILRFVLPTDRDSGTLDATDEYSLSALTGQIGANAGLEAVEYLPEAFGGAFAVGVEGTGKVHFVQLGAGGAVTEMQAYTSPFTGVMALDYDEARGALRVLCDEVCEGRSLEMTFNGTEFVTDGTLYARPAGMPNLANEGFASHRETVECTVGGATGTAERVRFLWADDAAADGAGLRTAVSDAGDCTIDDDDSPATGSLGGFDALLPAIGSLARLGVNVESAAGLVPLATV encoded by the coding sequence ATGCGCTTACGAACCTTCAGCTCAGGCGTCCTCACGGTCGCCCTCGCCGCCGGCGCGGCGTTGGTAGTCCCCGCCGCCGCGCCCGCCGCGCCCCTCACCAACGTGGTGATCAACGAGGTCGAGTCCAACGGCGACGCCGTGGGCGACTGGGTGGAGCTGGCCAACCTCGACACCGAGCAGGACGTGGACATCTCGGGGTGGACGCTGATCGACGACGACCCCACGCACGATCCGATCGTCATCCCCGAAGGGACCACCATCGAGTCCGGCGGCTACTGGTCCGTCTACACCGACGTGGACCCGGACTACTTCGGGCTCGGCGGCAACGACTCGGTGATCCTCCGGGACGGAAGCGGTGAGCTCGTCGACTCCACCACCTGGTCGGGGCACTCACCCACCACCTGGGGCCGCATTCCCGACATGACGGGCGAGTTCGCCGTGACCGGGGAGCCCACCCGCAACGCCCGGAACGTCGCGGCGGTCGAGGAGGAGCCGGTCGTCACGTCGCCGTGGCCCTTCGACCCGCTGACGATCACTCCCGTCGCGCTGGGCGGCGACTTCGCCGAGGGCGACGACATGTCGGGCGTCGACATTGCAGCCGACGGCACCGCCTACGTGGTCAACAACGGCACCGGAACGCTCTACGTACTGGCCCACGATCGGGCCGCCGGCACCTACTCGATCGCCCGGACCTTCGTCCTCAAGTACCCCGACGGCTCGGGCCTGCCCGATTCCGAGGGCGTCACCGTGGGACCCGACGGCGTCATCTATGTGGCCACCGAGCGCAACAACGCCGCCAGCAGCACCAGCCGCCCGTCGATCCTGCGCTTCGTCCTGCCCACCGACCGCGACTCCGGCACACTCGACGCCACCGACGAGTACTCGCTGTCCGCACTCACCGGGCAGATCGGCGCGAACGCCGGCCTCGAGGCGGTCGAGTACCTCCCCGAGGCGTTCGGCGGAGCCTTCGCCGTGGGCGTGGAGGGGACCGGGAAGGTCCACTTCGTCCAGTTGGGTGCCGGTGGTGCGGTGACCGAGATGCAGGCGTACACCTCGCCGTTCACGGGCGTGATGGCGCTCGACTACGACGAGGCCCGCGGCGCCCTCCGGGTGCTCTGTGACGAGGTCTGCGAGGGTCGCTCGCTCGAGATGACCTTCAACGGGACCGAGTTCGTCACCGACGGCACCCTCTACGCCCGGCCGGCCGGCATGCCCAATCTCGCCAACGAGGGCTTCGCCTCCCACCGCGAGACCGTCGAGTGCACCGTGGGAGGCGCCACCGGCACCGCCGAGCGGGTCCGATTCCTGTGGGCCGATGACGCCGCCGCCGATGGGGCCGGCCTGCGCACTGCCGTCTCCGACGCCGGTGACTGCACGATCGACGACGACGATTCTCCCGCCACGGGCTCGCTCGGTGGCTTCGACGCACTGCTTCCGGCGATCGGTTCGCTCGCCCGACTGGGCGTCAACGTGGAGAGCGCCGCCGGACTGGTGCCCCTGGCAACGGTCTAA
- a CDS encoding YceI family protein — protein MRRLPWIIGALVVVIVVVIAAPYLYKAVRGGDDAPAAAVSTDGAEAAVGDLDGTWVVVPGSEPNETAAGYTVDEILRGEAVTVVGSTSQVTGEASISDSELEAAEFEVRIEGIATDIEQRDTRARSPEILDAEAHPSATLTLAAPVELASTPSDGTTTTIPMEVDLTIKGTTERTSVDVTVLRSGEVLIASGAVPVTWTEFGVEPPSLGFVTVDPTGTVDFLVNLARQ, from the coding sequence ATGCGGAGACTCCCTTGGATCATCGGCGCCCTCGTCGTCGTCATCGTTGTGGTGATCGCGGCGCCCTACCTCTACAAAGCGGTACGTGGGGGCGACGACGCGCCTGCCGCCGCTGTCTCCACCGACGGCGCCGAGGCGGCGGTCGGGGATCTGGACGGCACGTGGGTGGTGGTTCCGGGTTCCGAGCCCAACGAGACCGCCGCCGGGTACACGGTGGATGAGATCCTGCGCGGGGAGGCGGTGACCGTTGTCGGGAGCACCAGCCAGGTCACCGGCGAAGCGTCCATTTCCGACAGCGAGCTCGAGGCTGCCGAGTTCGAGGTGCGCATCGAGGGCATCGCCACTGACATCGAACAGCGCGACACGCGCGCCCGCTCCCCCGAGATCCTCGACGCCGAGGCCCATCCGTCAGCGACGCTCACCCTGGCGGCGCCGGTCGAACTGGCGTCGACACCGTCGGACGGGACCACGACGACGATCCCGATGGAGGTGGATCTGACGATCAAGGGCACGACAGAGCGCACGTCCGTCGACGTGACGGTCCTTCGGTCTGGTGAGGTGCTGATCGCCTCCGGCGCCGTGCCCGTGACGTGGACCGAGTTCGGCGTGGAGCCGCCGAGCCTGGGCTTCGTCACCGTCGATCCGACCGGCACCGTCGACTTCCTGGTGAACCTGGCCCGGCAGTAA
- a CDS encoding NAD(P)/FAD-dependent oxidoreductase yields the protein MTDSSGDPERGHMSDDHSYDHLVIGAGPIGAATARHLAERGDSVLVIGPEEPTDFVDHQGTWAGYYDQGRMCHVLEIPVITGILTTRSVRRLPALSDSTGIRFTTDVHCLSVNPRDTSGVAAAEWFDRDVLAANARDLGVEVHQLDEDDLRRDYPALRLESGHVGVVQRSGMIINPRELVRAELAAAAAAGATLMRDEVIALENEGEHRIAVTAGGRRARGRTAVLAVGAATNASGLLDRRLQLHTLGATVVLVEIDDPTRIDMPALMYLKHRGAAQLFGGVVMSPVRYPDGRWYIKVAGSSVRDTPLQTAEEISAWVRTGGSGADVDEAMSVLSDLLPELRLGEARTRPCLVCATSTNHPYIDQVDERTVLAIEGERGVMAADEIGRLSAGLAATGRWTDPLPRSVFRARWKE from the coding sequence ATGACGGACAGTTCCGGCGATCCCGAACGAGGACACATGAGCGACGACCACTCCTACGACCACCTCGTGATAGGCGCCGGTCCGATCGGGGCCGCGACCGCTCGGCACCTGGCCGAACGCGGTGACTCCGTGCTCGTCATCGGCCCGGAGGAGCCGACCGACTTCGTCGACCACCAGGGCACCTGGGCCGGGTACTACGACCAGGGCCGGATGTGCCACGTCCTGGAGATTCCGGTGATCACCGGAATACTCACCACGCGGTCGGTCCGGCGCCTCCCCGCTCTCTCGGACAGCACCGGAATCCGGTTCACCACCGACGTGCACTGCCTGTCTGTAAACCCTCGGGACACTTCCGGAGTCGCGGCCGCCGAGTGGTTCGACCGTGACGTGTTGGCCGCCAACGCCCGGGATCTCGGTGTGGAGGTGCACCAGCTCGACGAGGACGACCTCCGGCGGGACTATCCCGCGCTCCGGCTCGAATCCGGTCACGTAGGGGTCGTGCAGCGCAGCGGGATGATCATCAACCCGCGCGAACTCGTCCGGGCGGAGCTCGCCGCCGCGGCTGCCGCAGGAGCGACACTGATGCGCGACGAGGTGATCGCACTCGAGAACGAAGGCGAACACCGCATCGCGGTCACCGCGGGGGGACGGCGTGCGCGCGGCCGGACAGCGGTGCTCGCTGTGGGAGCCGCCACGAACGCGTCCGGGCTGCTGGACCGCCGGCTGCAGCTCCACACCCTGGGGGCGACGGTCGTGTTGGTGGAGATAGACGACCCGACGCGGATCGACATGCCCGCGCTGATGTACCTCAAGCACCGGGGAGCGGCGCAGTTGTTCGGCGGTGTCGTGATGTCGCCGGTCCGGTACCCGGACGGTCGCTGGTACATCAAGGTCGCCGGCAGCAGCGTGCGGGACACCCCGCTGCAGACCGCCGAGGAGATCTCCGCCTGGGTGCGGACCGGTGGCAGCGGCGCGGACGTGGACGAGGCGATGTCGGTCCTGAGCGATCTCCTGCCTGAACTGCGCCTGGGCGAAGCCCGGACCCGACCGTGCCTCGTCTGCGCCACCAGCACCAATCACCCGTACATCGATCAGGTGGACGAACGCACGGTGCTCGCGATCGAGGGCGAGCGCGGGGTGATGGCGGCTGACGAGATCGGACGGCTATCCGCCGGGCTCGCTGCCACCGGCCGGTGGACCGATCCACTGCCGCGGTCGGTCTTCCGGGCGCGGTGGAAGGAGTGA
- a CDS encoding TetR/AcrR family transcriptional regulator, with protein MGRDSAAPSSESGRIREGGRSERVRQAVGDAVLSILAEGRWTFSTVEVAERAGVSRRTVYRWWPTHDDLLVEGLQRHVRRVPLPTSGVWETDLREFAHALSRFAADPVEMATGALVASRLHPEITATVVDHYRPVLAAWRQLAKRAGGREHGDHGLDPDILVGMLVSPLLMSPLMTGRPMRPEDVDKVVDVILAATRPR; from the coding sequence GTGGGGCGGGACTCCGCAGCGCCGTCGTCGGAGTCGGGACGGATACGCGAGGGGGGTCGCAGCGAGCGGGTCCGGCAGGCTGTCGGCGACGCGGTGCTGTCCATCCTCGCGGAGGGCAGGTGGACGTTCTCCACGGTGGAGGTGGCAGAACGGGCGGGCGTCAGCCGCCGCACCGTGTACCGCTGGTGGCCGACCCACGACGACCTCCTGGTGGAGGGGTTGCAGCGACACGTCCGCCGCGTGCCGCTGCCCACGTCGGGTGTCTGGGAGACCGACCTCCGGGAGTTCGCCCATGCGCTGTCCCGGTTCGCAGCGGACCCCGTGGAAATGGCCACCGGCGCTCTGGTGGCGAGCCGCCTCCATCCCGAGATCACGGCGACGGTGGTGGACCACTACCGGCCCGTCCTCGCGGCCTGGCGGCAGTTGGCGAAGCGGGCCGGAGGCCGTGAACACGGCGACCACGGTCTCGACCCGGACATCCTCGTGGGCATGCTCGTGTCCCCGTTGCTCATGTCCCCTCTGATGACGGGTCGACCGATGCGCCCGGAGGACGTGGACAAGGTGGTGGACGTGATCCTGGCGGCCACCCGGCCGAGGTGA
- a CDS encoding response regulator transcription factor produces MTTTRVRVLIADDHGVVRTGLRALLASDPTIEVVADVATADGAVERARIGDVDVVLMDLRFAGDATAGVKATRRLRSFDAPPQVLVLTSHDTDADILGAIEAGACGYLLKDAGPDELLAAVRAAADGESALSPTVAATLMSRLRDPRPVLTEREVEVLRAVATGETNRQVASSLHVSEATIKTHLVHVFDKLGVASRTAAVARARELGVV; encoded by the coding sequence ATGACGACGACAAGGGTGCGCGTGCTGATCGCCGACGATCACGGGGTGGTCCGGACGGGCCTTCGGGCACTGTTGGCCTCCGACCCCACGATCGAGGTGGTGGCCGACGTCGCCACTGCTGACGGCGCGGTCGAGCGGGCGCGGATCGGCGACGTGGACGTGGTGCTCATGGACCTGCGCTTCGCGGGCGACGCCACCGCGGGGGTCAAGGCCACACGGCGACTGCGCTCATTCGACGCTCCTCCGCAGGTCCTGGTCCTGACCAGCCACGACACCGACGCAGACATCCTCGGTGCCATCGAGGCGGGCGCTTGCGGATACCTCCTCAAGGACGCCGGCCCCGATGAGCTGCTGGCAGCCGTCCGCGCCGCCGCGGACGGGGAGAGCGCGCTCTCCCCCACTGTCGCCGCCACGCTGATGAGCCGGCTGCGCGACCCGCGGCCGGTCCTCACCGAGCGCGAGGTGGAGGTGCTGCGCGCGGTGGCGACGGGCGAGACCAACCGGCAGGTGGCCTCGTCGCTCCACGTCTCGGAGGCGACGATCAAGACGCACCTCGTGCACGTCTTCGACAAACTCGGTGTGGCCTCCCGGACGGCCGCGGTGGCCAGGGCCCGAGAGCTCGGGGTGGTGTAG
- a CDS encoding sensor histidine kinase yields the protein MTGPSRPRDSAELPPESAGVRAVFTQLQVALHTLVAALLAFTLISAHRDTGGELDLVTVAAAVGFTVVYVAGTVWDRRNGTSRPARLWWLAAVLVLWSVLVAGVPEAAYLAFPLFFLAQFLLGVWAGMAAVALLAAVAVVALGMHGGFTPAGVVGPVVGALVALGLGAGVRALDRESQARREVIAELVRTRSELARQQREVGRESERARLAGEIHDTVAQGLASIGMLLHAVERADPSHPAVEQTRLAREVAGENLTETRRLIAALRPAPLDGVSLAGALGRVAERTRAEHPDVEVSADCSVEPEPPAEVAAVLVRVAQEALANAVTHASPSRVDVTLTGSSTAVALEVRDDGSGFDVSAPRATASFGLDGMARRVSGLGGEFDVVSQPGAGTTIRAVLPTVVGGSEI from the coding sequence GTGACCGGCCCCTCCCGACCCCGAGACAGCGCGGAGCTACCACCCGAGTCGGCGGGGGTGCGCGCGGTCTTCACGCAGCTGCAGGTGGCCCTGCACACCCTCGTGGCGGCGCTGCTCGCGTTCACCCTGATCAGCGCACACCGGGACACCGGCGGCGAGCTGGACCTCGTCACGGTGGCGGCCGCGGTCGGGTTCACCGTGGTGTACGTGGCGGGGACCGTCTGGGACCGCCGAAACGGGACCAGTCGACCCGCGCGGTTGTGGTGGCTCGCCGCTGTACTGGTGCTGTGGTCGGTCCTGGTGGCCGGTGTTCCGGAGGCCGCCTACCTGGCGTTCCCGCTGTTCTTCCTGGCCCAGTTCCTGCTGGGTGTGTGGGCCGGGATGGCGGCGGTGGCGCTGCTCGCCGCGGTGGCGGTGGTGGCGCTGGGGATGCACGGGGGGTTCACGCCCGCCGGCGTCGTGGGTCCCGTGGTGGGGGCGCTCGTGGCGTTGGGCCTGGGCGCCGGTGTCCGGGCCCTCGATCGGGAATCGCAGGCGCGGCGCGAGGTGATCGCCGAGCTCGTGAGGACCCGCTCGGAGCTCGCTCGCCAGCAGCGGGAGGTGGGCCGGGAGTCCGAGCGGGCCCGCCTGGCCGGGGAGATCCACGACACCGTGGCCCAGGGGCTCGCGAGTATCGGGATGCTGCTGCACGCCGTCGAGCGCGCCGATCCCTCGCATCCGGCCGTCGAGCAGACCCGCCTCGCACGCGAGGTGGCTGGCGAGAACCTCACCGAGACCCGCCGCCTGATCGCCGCGCTTCGGCCCGCTCCGCTCGATGGTGTGTCGCTGGCGGGCGCACTGGGCCGGGTGGCCGAGCGGACGCGCGCGGAGCACCCCGATGTCGAGGTGTCCGCCGACTGCTCCGTCGAGCCGGAGCCCCCGGCAGAGGTCGCGGCCGTGCTCGTGCGAGTGGCGCAGGAGGCGTTGGCCAACGCGGTCACCCATGCCTCGCCCTCGCGTGTGGATGTCACGCTGACCGGGTCATCCACCGCCGTCGCGCTCGAGGTGCGTGACGACGGCAGCGGTTTCGACGTCTCCGCGCCGCGGGCCACCGCCTCGTTCGGACTGGACGGGATGGCCCGCCGGGTCTCTGGCCTGGGCGGAGAGTTCGACGTGGTCTCCCAGCCGGGCGCGGGGACCACGATCCGCGCCGTGCTGCCGACGGTGGTGGGAGGCTCGGAGATATGA